A DNA window from Aspergillus nidulans FGSC A4 chromosome V contains the following coding sequences:
- a CDS encoding uncharacterized protein (transcript_id=CADANIAT00003096), translating into MSRPSENIQGLMEGKKLEHSTFDKSEVPVLAGKKEYGAGFRRLEKTGDRPVALLQLHAIVLAVQLHLSLTQYTRHSFDTAYTGLKAELATYNARVKDAEERTEKAEQAHQKAAAEVQKLKQEISLLQEQLRQDEALTKETETAAESALRLDETYEPGHVLGNKALSELDATDLRRISDRYTELYQQATIIVQASGKLRGLVKRHKTKVARLKALLQRQEPTSVLDGKASEPYRGFAIPVNLLERPELQRPTANLLNDPARAPKKRAPSGSPLSPTFEKTGNQSCRSTKDVCDGASEIRLQERHQELLSTPSDASTDELPAIGGNGSNVMVETLKRKRAAPEQSEQKSNPLSGSLGKGDSLQPILVKSETLSSSPLMTQSPQPGPSGTQDLDDIGGTIVTPTKKIRFYSDQDYYITSENSPTTSRLASGRHAPLRNRTARANSIASNVLQPVDGNLRNLSAGQMANKKRTENLGSSTRISSLAEDGDETRPLPWRRFMRSPQSDTKARASSRVLRLSNILEGAPPTSPTLQTKSTTNASATTPGRPSHKSVRGNLKTTSSEANAMSTTTLATSDSPRRHPKTRRAENNSGKLQPQSGCSSQNETIPNEKPCRARPPHQLGLEDFRINPDYNNGLNYAYDEVVRKRDERKHASGCTRPGCCGEKFSAMARFGIPLDIPGKATSDREILEEYLGEDMSKIDTLNSKIRDSLLVEAKTRVFANRFGKHRHQHHRSGTPPGFWRTEMPGTQELEEDREEAGRLEREKVQERYREAMRPGGLWKFADE; encoded by the exons ATGTCGAGACCCTCGGAGAATATTCAAGGTTTgatggagggaaagaa ACTAGAGCACAGT ACCTTTGACAAGTCAGAAGTGCCGGTATTggcaggaaagaaagaatatGGAGCAGGATTTCGTCGCTTAGAGAAGACAGGTGATCGACCTGtcgcgcttcttcagctACACGCAATCGTTTTGGCGGTG CAACTTCATTTGTCCCTTACTCAATATACGAGACATAGTTTCGATACTGCTTACACTGGTCTTAAGGCAGAGCTCGCCACGTACAACGCGCGCGTCAAGGATGCCGAGGAAAGAACTGAAAAAGCTGAACAGGCTCACCAGAAGGCGGCGGCCGAAGTTCAGAAGCTAAAGCAAGAGATTTCACTACTACAAGAGCAACTAAGACAAGATGAGGCCCTCACAAAGGAGACTGAAACGGCCGCCGAAAGTGCACTTCGATTAGATGAGACATACGAACCAGGGCATGTCCTTGGGAATAAGGCACTCTCTGAACTTGACGCTACGGATCTGAGAAGGATAAGTGATAGATATACCGAACTATACCAGCAAGCCACGATAATCGTCCAAGCGTCGGGGAAACTTAGAGGTCTAGTCAAACGCCACAAAACCAAGGTTGCACGCCTGAAAGCGCTACTTCAACGTCAAGAGCCTACCTCCGTGCTTGATGGAAAGGCTTCTGAACCCTACCGAGGTTTTGCAATACCAGTGAATCTGTTGGAAAGACCTGAACTCCAAAGGCCCACAGCTAATTTACTAAATGACCCAGCCAGGGCTCCAAAAAAAAGAGCGCCATCCGGAAGCCCCCTCAGCCCTACATTTGAGAAGACTGGGAATCAAAGCTGCAGGAGTACAAAGGACGTGTGCGATGGTGCAAGCGAAATTCGACTGCAAGAGAGACACCAAGAATTACTGTCCACGCCATCAGATGCTTCGACAGACGAGTTACCGGCTATAGGTGGTAATGGTTCAAATGTGATGGTTGAAACTTTGAAACGAAAGCGCGCCGCTCCGGAGCAGTCAGAACAAAAAAGCAATCCACTATCTGGAAGCTTAGGCAAGGGCGATTCGCTGCAACCTATTCTGGTCAAGAGTGAGACTCTATCATCTAGCCCTCTAATGactcaatctcctcagccAGGACCGTCTGGAACCCAAGATCTGGACGATATTGGTGGCACTATCGTTACCCCCACGAAGAAGATCCGGTTCTACAGTGATCAAGATTACTATATCACTTCAGAGAACTCCCCAACTACCTCGAGATTAGCGTCGGGGCGACATGCACCGCTCCGCAATCGTACAGCTAGGGCGAATAGTATTGCGTCGAATGTACTTCAGCCCGTCGACGGCAATTTGCGGAACCTAAGCGCTGGCCAGATGGCAAATAAGAAGCGGACAGAAAACTTAGGTTCCTCAACGAGGATATCTTCGTTAGCGGAAGATGGTGACGAAACTCGGCCGCTACCGTGGAGGAGATTTATGAGGTCACCCCAAAGTGATACAAAGGCGCGAGCGTCGTCTAGAGTACTCCGGCTATCGAACATCCTCGAAGGAGCACCGCCAACAAGCCCAACATTGCAGACCAAGTCGACTACGAACGCTTCTGCAACCACTCCAGGCCGCCCGTCACATAAAAGCGTGAGAGGCAACCTCAAGACGACTAGTAGCGAAGCAAATGCTATGTCCACCACAACACTAGCAACTTCGGACTCCCCAAGACGTCATCCGAAGACAAGGCGCGCAGAGAATAATTCGGGTAAATTACAGCCTCAGTCGGGATGTTCGAGCCAAAATGAAACGATCCCCAACGAAAAGCCTTGCAGAGCCCGGCCGCCTCACCAACTTGGTCTTGAAGATTTCAGAATAAACCCAGACTACAACAATGGTCTAAATTATGCCTATGACGAGGTTGTCCGGAAAAGAGACGAGCGCAAACACGCCAGTGGCTGCACGCGTCCCGGTTGTTGCGGGGAGAAGTTCTCCGCCATGGCGCGTTTCGGCATCCCTCTTGATATACCTGGAAAAGCAACAAGTGACCGTGAAATTCTGGAAGAATACCTTGGGGAGGACATGAGTAAAATAGACACACTCAACTCTAAGATCCGTGATAGCCTTTTAGTCGAAGCAAAGACCAGGGTCTTTGCCAACCGATTCGGAAAGCATaggcatcaacatcacaGGTCGGGAACGCCCCCTGGGTTCTGGCGTACAGAGATGCCTGGTACACAGGAACTGGAAGAGGACCGCGAGGAGGCGGGCAGACTGGAAAGGGAGAAAGTGCAGGAGCGCTATAGAGAAGCTATGCGCCCAGGTGGACTGTGGAAGTTCGCAGATGAGTGA
- a CDS encoding peroxisomal membrane protein PEX16 (transcript_id=CADANIAT00003097): protein MDAASKFRSPVPAVLLQPSKWLPLYEDFLTKNASSVGQVESALRSLTYIIPGRYRDSEIPSECVHSGVQLLSLYHDRLISRVISNLPPTIRRPNPTPHTRYTKYWSSQSPLYKKVALTLQTIQYTELLWEMLARRRGEKVRWRVVVFIEVVKAICRLFLLRLTNSRPLVSPPLPEREIDPRSLEEDDSDWNGMESPVSERLSDLSWNMPRTGLSLPSLPDVNDVSNYLISKVLTADDIKPPKALLHRVTGQGQLAEVLHIIRPVIYALALQKWGSDKRSWRPWLIGFGMEYGSRQLAKADFRERVAGGLRGLTGLEREELKKRGWSMGWWLMRGAFYENITRSTLRGLTDKMRGKPLLDLVGSIIEDYEYLWDNYYFPTATL, encoded by the exons ATGGACGCCGCTTCGAAGTTTAGAAGCCCGGTTCCTGCCGTCCTCCTACAGCCCTCTAAGTGGTTGCCGCTATACGAAGACTTCTTGACAAAGAATGCGAGCTCAGTAGGACAGGTTGAGTCTGCGCTGAGGTCGCTAACATACATCATACCAG GACGCTATCGCGATTCAGAGATACCTTCAGAATGTG TCCACTCAGGAGTACAGCTACTGTCGTTATATCATGATCGTTTGATATCAAGGGTCATATCTAACCTACCGCCAACAATTCGTCGACCAAACCCTACTCCGCACACGCGCTATACTAAGTACTGGTCATCACAATCGCCTCTATATAAAAAAGTCGCTCTCACTCTCCAAACTATTCAATATACGGAGCTATTATGGGAGATGCTTGCACGACGCCGTGGCGAGAAGGTCCGTTGGCGTGTTGTCGTCTTTATTGAGGTCGTCAAGGCGATCTGTCGACTTTTCCTACTACGCCTTACGAACTCGCGCCCCCTTGTCAGCCCACCGCTACCTGAGCGTGAAATAGATCCCAGGTCATTagaagaagatgacagcGATTGGAACGGAATGGAGTCCCCGGTCAGCGAACGGCTCTCGGATTTAAGTTGGAACATGCCTCGTACTGGGCTTTCACTACCTTCTTTGCCCGACGTCAACGATGTTTCGAATTATCTTATATCCAAGGTCTTGACGGCAGATGACATCAAACCCCCAAAAGCGCTTTTGCACAGAGTCACAGGTCAAGGTCAATTAGCAGAAGTTCTTCACATCATTCGGCCGGTTATCTATGCACTTGCGCTCCAAAAATGGGGTAGCGATAAGCGAAGCTGGAGGCCCTGGTTGATCGGCTTTGGGATGGAATACGGCTCACGGCAATTAGCCAAGGCCGACTTTCGAGAGAGAGTCGCTGGTGGCCTCCGCGGACTGACCGGCCTCGAGAgagaggagctgaagaagagaggctGGTCGATGGGCTGGTGGTTGATGCGGGGAGCCTTTTATGAGAACATCACGAG GTCTACATTGAGAGGACTCACGGATAAGATGAGAGGAAAACCACTTCTTGATCTCGTGGGAAGCATCATTGAGGATTACGAATACCTATGGGATAACTACTATTTCCCGACTGCTACATTATAA
- a CDS encoding ribonuclease H2 catalytic subunit RNH201 (transcript_id=CADANIAT00003098), whose amino-acid sequence MDEEIPTSPFPNTEPVAVDISTFLPPSIDKPRLLAGESYAHFSPAPPAISTQTIATNPEHDYLILGIDEAGRGPVLGPMVYSAFYLPSSLHHSLLSEEYSFNDSKVLTAGVRANLMRILCTQGSPLHESCGWATKLLSARDISSGMMRPAAGVYNLNAQAMDATIELIRGVVEERKLNVREVYIDTIGNPASYQKKLEMVFPSLRITVAKKADSLYPCVSAASVVAKVTRDVALDVCYEVLKENGGVGDGWGSGYPSDSKCVGWMRTNMDPVFGWGNECRFSWGTAKEMLEVKGGEKVDWPAEEDNTQLMGFLLTAGSMSRGPDQELREWFGKKTAEVL is encoded by the coding sequence ATGGATGAAGAGATACCTACCAGCCCATTCCCAAATACCGAACCCGTGGCTGTCGATATATCCACCTTTTTACCCCCAAGCATTGACAAACCCCGGCTCCTGGCAGGCGAATCCTACGCACACTTCTCGCCCGCTCCACCAGCGATTTCGACACAGACAATAGCCACAAATCCAGAACATGACTATCTAATTCTAGGCATTGATGAAGCCGGTCGCGGCCCCGTCCTTGGGCCAATGGTTTACAGTGCCTTTTACCTTCCCAGCTCTCTGCACCACTCGCTGCTGTCGGAAGAGTACAGCTTCAACGACAGTAAAGTTCTCACTGCGGGAGTACGAGCAAATCTCATGCGCATCCTTTGTACACAAGGCTCACCGCTGCACGAGTCGTGCGGATGGGCGACAAAGCTTCTTTCCGCACGGGATATATCATCGGGCATGATGCGACCTGCAGCGGGAGTGTACAACCTGAATGCGCAAGCAATGGATGCAACGATTGAGCTGATTAGGGGTgttgtggaagagagaaaactgAACGTGCGCGAGGTCTATATCGATACGATAGGAAATCCAGCAAGTTACCAGAAGAAACTGGAGATGGTGTTCCCATCGCTGAGGATCACCGTCGCAAAGAAGGCGGACTCGCTTTATCCTTGCGTTAGCGCAGCAAGTGTGGTGGCGAAGGTTACAAGAGATGTTGCGCTTGATGTTTGTTATGAAGTTCTCAAGGAAAATGGAGGAGTGGGCGATGGTTGGGGGAGCGGATATCCTTCTGATTCAAAGTGCGTCGGGTGGATGCGAACTAACATGGATCCTGTCTTTGGGTGGGGGAATGAATGCCGGTTTAGTTGGGGTACAGCGAAGGAGATGCTCGAGGTCAAGGGTGGAGAGAAAGTCGACTGGCCTGCCGAGGAGGATAATACGCAGCTTATGGGTTTCTTATTGACGGCCGGTAGTATGTCTAGGGGACCGGATCAGGAACTCCGCGAGTGGTTTGGAAAGAAGACTGCAGAGGTTCTATGA
- a CDS encoding Cupin domain protein (transcript_id=CADANIAT00003099), with product MAPRASVKARDFDYSNVGKAGRPSGTQLTVNRRTGITLAEGKRDEHGMEEVDGIFSSPEKSPLGDNGLDTSESIGSDMSMDEGNGPGPADFLSGTNGTRTPRFPPPVPRSPSKSGITGSPRRTPGLRSSQSPQRHLPSSSPSDGRSVRRDSRREVSPLTDRSVNATPSLEHSHAARTKGSRKAEKPARIDVSDSEANGDENGDSMDQDGFVGSYINGDDTTLGNDPEEVEDNSAEERPVQSPPSNKRKGPRKGRKPLTAAKSRQTLTAQDASEEQETTQKRKRAGRPPKSQNQPTDDIEERRPQKKAKTTVPERRVSGPSGDPELDKMVENYVNRTGPLKGRSLYILKRENPADPSATHTRSGRVSVRPLAYWKNERCVYGDEEAAEGQRFPLSKIKEIIRTEELEPEKRKRRKTKKSKSKKSKDGSDSEDDQYRDPYEEKGGVLHGYIRKWDNETQTALDEEEVLDIAYAPSGIETRDVKGASFRFAKLLSSPFIGSGIVELPPGGVKKPKNAKKMHMIFYVVNGRVLVDISGVQFSAGKGCVFQVPRGQY from the exons ATGGCTCCACGAGCGTCGGTGAAGGCTCGCGATTTCGACTACTCAAATGTTGGAAAAGCCGGAAG ACCGTCGGGAACCCAACTAACTGTCAACAGACGCACGGGTATCACACTGGCGGAAGGCAAGCGGGACGAACATGGAATGGAGGAGGTCGACGGAATATTTTCATCACCAGAGAAATCACCCCTCGGCGATAACGGGCTTGATACTAGCGAGTCGATAGGCTCCGACATGTCTATGGACGAGG GCAACGGCCCCGGCCCTGCTGACTTTCTCAGCGGTACCAACGGAACACGCACACCTCGCTTCCCTCCGCCCGTCCCAAGATCACCGTCAAAGTCCGGGATTACCGGGTCTCCGCGCAGGACCCCTGGCCTGCGGTCCTCTCAAAGCCCACAGCGCCATCTCCCATCATCTAGCCCATCTGACGGCAGAAGCGTGAGAAGAGATTCACGGCGAGAAGTATCGCCTCTAACCGACCGTTCCGTTAACGCTACGCCATCACTGGAGCACTCACATGCCGCGCGCACCAAGGGTTCGAGGAAGGCAGAGAAACCGGCACGGATCGACGTTTCCGATAGCGAAGCAAACGGCGACGAGAATGGAGACTCAATGGATCAAGACGGTTTTGTGGGTAGTTATATTAATGGTGATGATACAACGCTGGGAAATGACCccgaggaagtcgaggacAATAGCGCCGAAGAGAGACCAGTTCAGAGTCCTCCGTCCAACAAACGCAAAGGGCCAAGAAAGGGACGTAAGCCATTAACAGCCGCGAAAAGCAGGCAAACCCTCACAGCGCAAGACGCATCAGAGGAACAAGAGACAACACAGAAACGAAAGCGCGCCGGGCGGCCGCCCAAATCGCAAAACCAACCCACAGACGATATCGAAGAGCGAAGACCACAGAAAAAGGCCAAGACAACAGTGCCAGAACGTCGTGTTTCAGGCCCCTCAGGTGATCCCGAGTTGGATAAAATGGTTGAAAACTATGTCAACCGGACTGGACCGCTCAAGGGACGAAGCCTCTATATTCTTAAACGCGAGAATCCAGCGGACCCATCTGCGACGCACACCCGATCAGGACGTGTGTCTGTCAGACCGCTGGCCTACTGGAAGAACGAGCGGTGTGTGTACGGTGACGAAGAGGCAGCAGAAGGACAGCGATTTCCCCTTTCAAAGATCAAAGAGATTATTCGAACCGAAGAGCTGGAaccggagaagaggaagaggcgaaAAAcgaagaagtcgaaatcaaagaagagcaaggatggTAGCGATTCCGAGGATGACCAATACCGAGATCCTTACGAGGAGAAGGGAGGTGTTTTACATGGTTATATCAGAAAATGGGACAATGAGACACAGACAGCTCtagacgaggaggaagtttTAG ATATCGCGTACGCCCCGTCTGGTATCGAGACTCGAGATGTCAAGGGCGCATCATTCAGGTTCGCCAAGCTTCTGAGTTCACCATTCATCGGCTCAGGCATCGTTGAACTACCCCCCGGCGGAGTCAAGAAGCCAAAGAACGCGAAGAAAATGCATATGATATTCTACGTTGTCAACGGGCGAGTTCTAGTGGACATCTCAGGCGTCCAATTTAGTGCTGGCAAGGGATGCGTCTTTCAGGTTCCCCGTGGTCAGTATTAG
- a CDS encoding tubulin-folding cofactor B (transcript_id=CADANIAT00003100) gives MSFQPTPTDIPVAITTPFTSSPSDEPRLHSERRITPTWTVQQVKAKLETMTGIPPSSQKLRLKTPGRAEHWVDGDDTIIGEWGLTRGCEIEVHDTRPQAARVNFTDLSSVEKYVLPTETYESLPNSVLAWKKSQKLGRFDPNALSPVEAMAEQARKDKEEVEKRDISVSKRAIILPSSPPHVRRGTIRFVGPVPAIPVPGVDIETVDTPALPIWVGIELDEPTGKNDGSVNGKRYFMCPNRCGVFVKPEKVQVGDFPPLGLDDELDEDMEEI, from the exons ATGTCCTTCCAACCAACACCGACTGACATCCCCGTCGCAATTACAACCCCATTTACATCTTCCCCCTCCGACGAACCCCGCCTGCATTCAGAACGCCGCATAACTCCAACATGGACCGTCCAGCAGGTCAAGGCAAAGTTGGAGACCATGACTGGCATACCACCAAGCAGCCAAAAGCTCCGTCTCAAGACACCCGGCCGTGCAGAACATTGGGTTGATGGCGATGACACAATAATTGGGGAGTGGGGGTTGACGCGGGGATGTGAGATTGAG GTCCATGATACACGGCCCCAAGCGGCACGAGTGAATTTCACCGACCTCTCATCCGTGGAGAAGTACGTCCTTCCAACAGAGACATACGAAAGCCTGCCGAATTCGGTCCTtgcgtggaagaagagccagaagctggGGCGGTTTGATCCGAACGCGCTTTCGCCAGTTGAAGCGATGGCTGAGCAAGCGAGGAAGGATaaggaggaggtcgagaaacGTG ACATCTCCGTTTCAAAACGAGCAATCAttctcccttcttcaccaCCCCATGTCCGCCGTGGCACGATCCGCTTCGTTGGCCCCGTCCCGGCAATCCCAGTTCCCGGTGTTGACATAGAGACCGTGGACACCCCAGCACTGCCCATCTGGGTCGGGATTGAACTCGACGAGCCAACAGGGAAGAACGACGGGAGTGTCAATGGGAAACGGTACTTTATGTGCCCAAATCGGTGCGGAGTCTTTGTGAAACCGGAGAAGGTGCAGGTGGGGGATTTTCCGCCGCTTGGGCTGGATGATGAGTTGGACGAGGACATGGAGGAGATCTAA
- a CDS encoding uncharacterized protein (transcript_id=CADANIAT00003101): MSVRLSQAELKRVEYPRIPVSATASDIVPADTFLLGLGFIKAVSRSIFIVAAKRCPSKSPRLIGWPIPHQPSPGKREWEGSEDWEWPTAAMELSRRVASLGSDAVNNVSPVRPPPPVSTPNHVSRCFSHHSSAVPQIYDSRRVPDSPAAAAAVWQHSRPSHVARLSVFAGKQASTD; encoded by the exons ATGTCGGTGCGACTTTCTCAAGCTGAACTTAAGAGGGTCGAGTA CCCCCGGATCCCGGTTAGCGCGACTGCTAGCGATATTGTCCCCGCCGATACTTTCCTTCTGGGGCTTGGGTTCATCAAGGCCGTTAGCAGatccatcttcatcgtcgcGGCCAAGCGGTGCCCGTCAAAAAGTCCACGGCTCATTGGCTGGCCGATCCCACACCAACCTTCACCAGGAAAGCGCGAATGGGAAGGATCCGAAGACTGGGAGTGGCCAACTGCCGCGATGGAGCTCTCCAGG CGTGTCGCCAGTTTAGGATCTGACGCCGTTAACAACGTCAGCCCCGTccggcctcctccacctgTCTCCACGCCGAACCATGTTTCTCGCTGCTTCTCTCACCA TTCCTCGGCAGTTCCGCAGATCTACGATTCTCGCAGGGTACCAGATTctccagccgctgctgcagcagttTGGCAGCACAGCCGGCCCTCACACGTCGCCCGTCTCTCCGTGTTTGCAGGCAAGCAGGCAAGCACAGACTGA
- a CDS encoding MYB DNA-binding domain protein (transcript_id=CADANIAT00003102): MHLAAFHLILPSKVHFSFLLLDSANLSFPSSPFLCCFCFSSEFIPQLDGHLKILSRLVPSTHRSSSLHGYQPSSSIPSYLFTVYTRLDTRFTAPWCARCFFRFDVFLDHRCGWSVTGYAPKRLSLRRAASPGLTRPVLSAAPSLAQGAPAGSIALPAHPEIKTRNYLATLLNVPVLLVLSQGWPSVIYGLFVLLDSAGLVNRQDVHCTALRTPSKRSGIKGSRDSEDFEPFFSSRHEEEAASVNMMSTTSTLPPVSAMQPLPPMSSIAPPPPVGVGLATQSSVPSAPSGPPLTAKVPAGAGTKRLQPAHTAESPAKKQSKWSPEEDALIIELRGSGMKWEDISKRLPGRSAISCRLHYQNYLERRSEWDEDKKNKLARLYERYTTL, from the exons ATGCATCTTGCTGCGTTTCATCTCATCCTCCCGTCCAAGGTccatttctccttcctcctgCTTGATTCCGCgaatctttcttttccttcatcgCCCTTCCTTTGTTGCTTCTGCTTTAGTTCCGAGTTCATTCCTCAGTTAGACGGCCATCTCAAGATCTTGTCTCGTCTCGTGCCTTCAACTCACAGGTCATCTTCCCTCCACGGCTACcaaccttcatcttccattcCCAGTTATTTATTTACTGTATACACGAGGCTTGATACGCGGTTCACGGCACCCTGGTGTGCTAGGTGTTTTTTTCGCTTCGACGTCTTCCTAGATCATCGCTGTGGTTGGTCCGTGACAGGATACGCTCCGAAGCGACTCAGCCTCCGCAGGGCAGCTTCACCAGGCCTAACCCGACCTGTTCTGAGCGCAGCTCCGTCACTGGCTCAAGGCGCACCAGCTGGTTCTATCGCCTTACCCGCTCATCCCGAGATTAAGACAAGGAACTATCTGGCAACACTTCTGAACGTGCCGGTACTTCTTGTACTGTCTCAAGGCTGGCCGTCTGTGATCTACGGCCTGTTTGTCCTACTCGATTCGGCTGGTCT TGTCAACCGTCAAGACGTGCACTGCACCGCACTACGCACCCCATCCAAAAGGTCGGGCATCAAGGGCAGCCGCGACAGCGAAGACTTTGAACCGTTCTTTTCATCTCGGC atgaagaagaagcggcctCCGTGAACATGATGAGCACCACCTCAACCCTTCCACCTGTTTCGGCTATGCAACCGCTGCCGCCGATGTCCTCGATtgcaccaccgccaccggTTGGAGTTGGACTTGCGACTCAATCATCAGTGCCTTCAGCGCCCTCGGGGCCCCCGCTTACTGCCAAGGTGCCAGCTGGTGCTGGTACGAAGCGCCTGCAACCTGCTCACACGGCAGAGTCACCGGCGAAGAAGCAGTCAAAGTGGTCTCCGGAAGAGGACGCCCTGATCATCGAGCTGCGAGGCAGCGGCATGAAGTGGGAGGACATCAGCAAACGACTACCGGGACGGAGTGCAATCAGCTGCCGCCTTCATTACCAAAACTATCTGGAACGACGAAGCGAATGGGACGAGGACAAGAAAAACAAACTCGCAAGGCTTTACGAGAGGTATACCACGCTTTGA
- a CDS encoding tRNA (carboxymethyluridine(34)-5-O)-methyltransferase (transcript_id=CADANIAT00003103), producing the protein MTSIDRDEAYEEKNVHEVYQQIAKHFSATRYKVQPWPIVERFLQDQKPGAVGLDVGCGNGKYLPVNKSVYILASDRSENLAQVARQHEPHSTILADILNLPHPDSFFDFAISIAVVHHLSTPERRVQAIREILRTLKPASGDTPGGRALVYVWALEQKNSRRGWDKGDDQDIMVPWVLKTPNSDNTSDTQPKAEELERDVESAGGRVLESGYDRDNWWAIATRVDQKN; encoded by the exons ATGACATCAATAGACCGAGACGAGGCgtacgaggagaagaatgtACACGAGGTGTACCAGCAAATCGCGAAACATTTTTCAGCGACAAGATACAAG GTACAGCCATGGCCGATTGTGGAAcgctttcttcaagaccagaAACCCGGCGCTGTCGGGCTTGATGTAGGATGCGGCAATGGCAAGTACCTGCCTGTAAATAAGAGTGTCTATATCCTGGCATCTGACCG ATCCGAGAACCTCGCGCAAGTCGCCCGCCAGCATGAACCGCACTCAACCATTCTGGCCGATATCTTGAATCTACCACACCCAGATTCGTTTTTTGATTTTGCCATTTCAATTGCTGTTGTGCATCACCTGTCCACCCCGGAACGAAGGGTCCAAGCAATTCGTGAAATTCTGCGCACTCTGAAACCGGCATCAGGCGATACCCCAGGAGGTAGGGCTTTGGTCTACGTCTGGGCTCTCGAGCAAAAGAATAGCCGCAGAGGGTGGGATAAGGGAGACGACCAAGATATCATGGTCCCCTGGGTTCTGAAGACTCCCAACTCCGATAATACATCTGACACCCAACCGAAA GCCGAGGAATTGGAGCGGGACGTTGAAAGTGCGGGCGGCCGTGTGCTGGAGTCCGGATACGACAGAGACAACTGGTGGGCGATCGCGACTCGAGTAGACCAAAAAAATTGA
- a CDS encoding uncharacterized protein (transcript_id=CADANIAT00003104) translates to MTFPQTAQFINNLLLQISHVTTQNIRPSGNDEFEAQTQTQRRGYYRLTQTKSRSAFPTSQAANLKPLMLTLHCIFPNDFLLALDILDRGLVRRVCSHACSQQNTSTGTEDGKDEGEHVAENQTQLKEDFFFAWNCTCPFFTISAFRDMITEPSSPSFSDQTVSADGDGNEKATHNRVGYENFSVDAGADTLDTNAYADAYSFGGTLRLHQESAPPVCKHILACLLAALCPSLGVNGKDEEGRSVTLDKEEIAALCAGWGG, encoded by the exons ATGACATTCCCACAAACTGCTCAATTTATCAATAACCTTCTCTTGCAAATATCCCACGTTACCACCCAAAATATACGTCCGTCAGGGAACGATGAGTTCGAAGCACAAACCCAGACACAACGCCGTGGTTATTACCGCCTAACCCAGACCAAATCGAGATCCGCATTTCCAACATCCCAAGCAGCAAACCTCAAACCGCTGATGCTGACTCTGCATTGCATATTTCCCAATGACTTTCTCCTCGCACTGGATATTCTGGACCGAGGGCTCGTTAGACGTGTCTGCAGTCATGCATGTTCACAGCAGAACACGTCAACCGGCACTGAAGACGGGAAGGACGAAGGCGAACATGTTGCCGAAAATCAAACCCAACTCAAGGAggacttcttcttt GCATGGAACTGCACCTGTCCATTCTTTACGATATCTGCATTCCGTGATATGATCACAGAgccttcatcaccatccttCTCGGACCAGACCGTGAGTGCAGATGGGGATGGCAATGAAAAGGCCACACATAACCGCGTCGGCTATGAAAATTTCAGCGTtgatgctggtgctgataCGCTAGACACAAATGCCTACGCTGATGCCTACTCTTTTGGTGGTACACTGCGCCTGCACCAAGAGTCAGCACCCCCAGTCTGCAAGCATATTCTGGCCTGTCTGCTGGCTGCTCTTTGTCCCAGTCTTGGTGTGAATggaaaggatgaagagggccGGTCTGTTACCCTTGAcaaagaggagattgcggcCTTGTGCGctggatggggaggatga